In Metarhizium brunneum chromosome 3, complete sequence, a genomic segment contains:
- the AIH_0 gene encoding Agmatine deiminase yields the protein MSGYTLRRRAEWTPHSGIILGWPGLEGILKDHPEFLARATQEVSNIAQAVAHFEPVTLVVGAERVEEAEVYFNEIVTPFSIKLHHIQGDSMDIWMRDIAPVFVIKENPGEGTLAGLDYNFNGWGGKYPTPTTRELARIILRDLGIERIETSIVTEGGALETDGEGTLILTESSIVNDNRNPGKSRQDIEEELRRTLGVEKIIWIPGRDGLDSTDCHIDALARFARPGVILLSRANEVEPTDWTVVYEEARSILSTASDAKGRPFEIIEVEEPDEDLFEPPPKGIKGVKGIDDDRAVRSYVNYLLVNGGIILPQFGDPAHDAAAIRVAQTVFGDERKIYPVLIEQLPVLGGGVHCATQEIPELP from the coding sequence ATGTCCGGCTATACCCTTCGCCGTCGTGCAGAGTGGACGCCTCACAGCGGCATCATCCTGGGCTGGCCGGGCTTGGAGGGAATACTCAAGGACCACCCCGAGTTTCTGGCCCGAGCAACACAGGAGGTGTCCAATATCGCCCAGGCCGTCGCCCACTTCGAGCCCGTCACCCTCGTGGTGGGCGCCGAGCGTGTCGAAGAGGCAGAGGTGTACTTTAACGAGATTGTGACCCCCTTCTCGATTAAGCTGCACCACATTCAAGGCGATAGCATGGATATCTGGATGAGGGACATCGCGCCCGTCTTTGTCATCAAGGAGAATCCCGGAGAGGGCACCCTCGCGGGTCTCGACTACAACTTCAACGGCTGGGGTGGCAAATACCCTACGCCGACTACCCGCGAACTGGCTCGCATTATCCTCCGGGACCTGGGAATCGAACGCATCGAGACGTCAATCGTCACAGAGGGCGGCGCCCTAGAGACCGATGGCGAAGGGACCCTGATACTAACAGAGAGTTCGATTGTGAATGATAATAGAAACCCCGGCAAGAGTCGCCAAGAtatcgaggaggagctcaGACGTACTCTTGGCGTTGAAAAGATCATCTGGATCCCTGGTAGAGACGGGCTCGACTCAACTGACTGCCACATCGACGCCCTTGCCCGCTTCGCCCGCCCGGGTGTCATCCTCTTGAGCAGGGCCAACGAGGTCGAGCCGACCGACTGGACAGTCGTCTACGAGGAAGCCCGTAGTATCCTTAGCACTGCTAGCGACGCCAAGGGCCGTCCGTTTGAGATTATCGAGGTGGAGGAGCCCGACGAGGATCTCTTTGAGCCCCCTCCCAAGGGCATCAAGGGCGTCAAGGGCATCGACGATGACCGTGCTGTGCGCAGCTACGTCAATTACTTATTGGTGAATGGGGGCATCATTCTACCTCAGTTTGGCGACCCGGCACATGATGCCGCGGCCATCAGGGTTGCGCAAACCGTTTTTGGCGACGAAAGGAAAATCTACCCCGTTCTCATTGAGCAGCTGCCTGTGTTGGGTGGCGGTGTTCACTGCGCTACGCAAGAAATCCCAGAATTGCCTTGA